In Rosa chinensis cultivar Old Blush chromosome 1, RchiOBHm-V2, whole genome shotgun sequence, a genomic segment contains:
- the LOC112182626 gene encoding probable WRKY transcription factor 24, with amino-acid sequence MEGGQEHMNPPPTSSSTLPLSLPLILPPQNPSYQLFTPSGLNPPPLPLLQPHDHQSLNPLDIDWISLLSGQAGHHGLVSHDQISNYRAVTGMVDLSTATGSAGENTIEGDDDPEQKGCKKRKVGGYKMRKATRPRFAFQTRSTDDILDDGYRWRKYGQKAVKNSLYPRSYYRCTHHTCNVKKQIQRLSKDTSIVVTTYEGTHNHPCEKLMETLTPLLRQMQFLSRF; translated from the exons ATGGAAGGAGGTCAAGAACATATGAATCCACCTCCAACCTCATCATCAACACTGCCGCTATCATTACCGTTAATCTTGCCGCCGCAAAACCCTTCCTACCAGCTCTTCACACCCTCAGGATTGaaccctcctcctcttcctcttctacaGCCTCATGATCATCAATCCCTTAACCCTCTAGACATTGACTGGATCAGCCTTCTCTCTGGTCAAGCAGGTCATCACGGGCTAGTCAGTCATGATCAGATTAGTAACTATAGGGCTGTGACGGGTATGGTGGATCTCAGTACAGCCACTGGCTCCGCTGGTGAGAATACTATTGAAGGTGATGATGATCCGGAACAAAAGGGTTGTAAGAAGAGGAAAGTTGGTGGTTATAAGATGAGGAAAGCGACTCGGCCTAGGTTTGCATTTCAGACTCGGAGCACTGATGATATTCTTGATGATGGCTACCGTTGGAGAAAATATGGACAGAAAGCCGTCAAGAACAGCTTATATCCCAG GAGTTACTATCGCTGCACGCATCACACATGTAATGTGAAAAAGCAGATTCAGAGGCTATCAAAAGACACAAGCATCGTGGTGACAACATATGAAGGAACTCACAATCATCCCTGTGAGAAACTGATGGAAACCCTAACTCCTCTCTTGAGGCAAATGCAATTCCTCTCTAGGTTCTAG
- the LOC112168983 gene encoding mitogen-activated protein kinase kinase kinase 20-like — translation HGVTTGKIEVYNLALEVAWGSLARLIKIIGHGLPESDVRRYTGDILEGVRHLHKSGYVHCDLKPDKILLVENEDDSAYTLVAKVGDLGLAKKEEVQERWRGTPMFLSPETVLYNEQEQASDIWAVGCIVLEMLPGERPGNHFYDHESDTLYIVDGMEPKIPDTISSLAREFPGFCLAKETPERWTAEELLSHPFVANVVRYRSSPSLEVMLG, via the coding sequence CATGGAGTGACGACGGGGAAGATCGAGGTCTATAACTTGGCCTTGGAAGTTGCATGGGGAAGCCTTGCGAGGCTGATAAAGATTATCGGTCATGGGTTGCCAGAATCCGATGTGAGGCGGTACACCGGCGACATTCTTGAAGGGGTTCGACACCTACACAAGAGTGGGTATGTTCACTGTGATTTGAAACCAGATAAGATCTTGCTTGTGGAAAATGAAGATGATAGTGCCTATACCTTGGTAGCCAAAGTGGGTGACTTGGGGTTGGCCAAGAAGGAGGAGGTTCAAGAAAGGTGGAGAGGCACTCCCATGTTCTTGTCTCCGGAGACTGTCTTGTACAATGAGCAAGAACAAGCCAGTGATATTTGGGCTGTGGGGTGTATTGTTCTTGAAATGCTTCCTGGAGAGCGCCCCGGGAATCATTTCTACGATCATGAGAGCGATACTCTCTACATTGTTGATGGAATGGAGCCTAAAATTCCTGATACGATCTCGAGTCTTGCTAGGGAGTTTCCAGGGTTTTGCCTAGCCAAGGAAACTCCGGAAAGGTGGACAGCTGAAGAGCTTCTATCTCATCCCTTTGTGGCAAATGTTGTTAGGTACCGATCTAGTCCTAGTTTAGAAGTTATGTTAGGGTAA